One window from the genome of Mycolicibacterium gadium encodes:
- a CDS encoding ABC transporter permease, producing MAFFDFVRERWSVLSFLAYQHMSLVLQTLLVAAALALIVGVLIYRSPWGSTVGNTITAVGLTIPSYALLGVLVGIVGIGVLPSVIMLVFFGFFPILRNVVVGLNGVDKSLVESARGMGMNRLMTLLRLELPLAWPVIMTGVRVSAQMLMGIAAIAAFALGPGLGGYIFSGISRTGGANATNSIVAGTVGILILAVILDTVLNVITRLTTSRGIRV from the coding sequence TTGGCGTTTTTCGATTTCGTCCGTGAACGCTGGTCAGTGCTGTCATTCCTGGCTTATCAGCATATGAGCCTCGTTCTGCAGACACTGCTGGTCGCGGCCGCGCTCGCCCTCATCGTGGGCGTGCTGATCTATCGCTCACCGTGGGGTTCGACGGTCGGCAACACCATCACCGCGGTTGGCCTGACGATCCCGTCGTATGCCCTGCTGGGTGTCCTCGTCGGGATCGTCGGAATCGGGGTACTTCCGTCGGTGATCATGCTGGTGTTCTTCGGGTTCTTCCCGATCCTGCGCAATGTCGTGGTGGGCCTGAACGGGGTGGATAAGTCGCTGGTCGAATCGGCTCGCGGCATGGGCATGAACCGTCTGATGACGCTGTTGCGCCTCGAGTTGCCGCTGGCCTGGCCGGTCATCATGACCGGGGTCCGGGTGTCGGCTCAGATGCTGATGGGTATCGCGGCGATTGCGGCATTCGCCCTCGGCCCGGGCTTGGGTGGCTACATCTTCTCCGGTATCTCGCGGACAGGTGGCGCCAACGCGACGAACTCCATCGTGGCTGGCACCGTCGGCATCCTGATCCTCGCGGTCATTCTCGACACCGTGCTCAACGTCATCACTCGACTCACCACCTCAAGGGGGATCCGTGTCTGA
- a CDS encoding maleylpyruvate isomerase family mycothiol-dependent enzyme has protein sequence MSSPSRPVTVLDKPAVLAGLFEVWRDLDALVAELGDSQWQTATALPGWNVHDVIAHVIGVESMLQGVDTPEVDIDVSTLEHVRNEIGVMNERWVRSLRDLSAAEMLEAFRSTTAQRRQALSDLSNTQWNDVGFTPAGPDSYGRFMRVRTFDCWMHEHDIRDAIGAPASAAELVGPASDLALDEMATSMGFVVGKRAGAPDGSRVSLELTGPLGRTINVAVDGRAKVVDDFGDDDPTTTVQLDGLLFTRLAGGRVPLAEHADAIEYGGDEAVGRRVVEHLNYVI, from the coding sequence GTGAGTAGCCCCTCGCGCCCCGTCACCGTGCTCGACAAACCAGCCGTCCTCGCCGGCCTTTTCGAGGTCTGGAGGGACCTCGACGCGCTCGTCGCCGAACTCGGCGACAGCCAATGGCAGACGGCGACGGCGCTACCCGGCTGGAATGTGCACGACGTGATCGCACACGTCATCGGCGTCGAGTCGATGCTGCAGGGCGTCGATACCCCGGAGGTCGACATCGACGTGTCGACCCTCGAGCACGTGCGCAACGAGATCGGCGTCATGAACGAGCGTTGGGTGCGCTCGCTGCGCGACCTCAGTGCGGCGGAAATGCTCGAGGCGTTCCGTTCGACGACGGCGCAACGGCGTCAGGCGTTGTCGGATCTGTCGAATACGCAGTGGAACGACGTCGGCTTCACCCCGGCCGGGCCGGACAGTTACGGGCGGTTCATGCGGGTGCGCACCTTCGACTGCTGGATGCACGAACACGACATCCGCGACGCGATCGGCGCGCCGGCGAGTGCGGCGGAACTCGTCGGGCCCGCGTCCGACCTTGCGTTGGATGAGATGGCGACAAGCATGGGCTTCGTGGTCGGCAAGCGGGCGGGTGCTCCCGACGGGTCGCGGGTCTCGCTGGAGCTGACGGGACCGCTGGGCCGCACGATCAATGTGGCGGTCGACGGCAGGGCCAAGGTGGTCGACGACTTCGGTGACGACGATCCGACGACGACGGTCCAGCTCGACGGCCTGCTGTTCACCCGCCTGGCGGGCGGGCGGGTGCCGCTGGCCGAGCATGCGGATGCCATCGAGTATGGCGGCGACGAGGCCGTCGGCAGGCGTGTCGTCGAGCATCTCAATTACGTCATCTGA
- a CDS encoding acyl-CoA dehydrogenase family protein, with protein MAEFKFTDEQNQLRDAVRKFSVDHFAEDKMRALMESDPPFDPKVWARLGGELGVLGLSVPEADGGVGGTLVDQAVAIEELGARLACGPFFGTVYLAIPALVAAEPGAARDELLGDLVEGRRTAAVAVVDRVGVFDLETVSVTAERDAVSGTVNQVVDGGFADVLLVAARGSDGVALYAVDATADGVERTPLATLDLTRSAANVTFTNAPATLVAGPDAAQRVLDHALQVGASLLAIEQVGAAQHLLDLSVEYAKTRLQFGRPIGSFQGVKHRLANLLVDVEHARSTGYHAIWALSDGSDDAELSTSIAQAVCSAALSHVATDTIQVHGGIGFTWEHQAHLYYKRATTNAVLLGSAEEHRDRVAAMVLDSATVDKVPWVADGTAV; from the coding sequence GTGGCTGAGTTCAAGTTCACCGACGAGCAGAATCAGCTGCGCGATGCCGTGCGCAAGTTCAGCGTCGACCATTTCGCCGAGGACAAGATGCGGGCGCTGATGGAGTCCGACCCGCCGTTCGACCCGAAGGTGTGGGCGCGGCTCGGCGGCGAGCTGGGCGTCCTCGGCCTGTCGGTGCCCGAGGCCGACGGGGGAGTGGGCGGCACGCTCGTCGATCAGGCGGTGGCCATCGAGGAGCTCGGAGCGCGGCTGGCGTGCGGCCCGTTCTTCGGCACGGTCTACCTCGCGATTCCCGCATTGGTCGCGGCGGAGCCCGGAGCCGCGCGCGATGAGCTGCTCGGTGATCTCGTCGAGGGCCGCCGTACCGCCGCGGTCGCGGTCGTGGACCGGGTGGGCGTCTTCGACCTTGAGACCGTGTCGGTGACCGCTGAACGTGACGCGGTGTCGGGCACAGTCAATCAAGTTGTCGACGGCGGTTTCGCCGACGTGCTGTTGGTCGCCGCGCGCGGATCCGACGGGGTCGCGCTGTACGCCGTCGACGCCACGGCGGACGGCGTCGAACGCACCCCGCTGGCGACACTCGACCTCACGCGCTCGGCGGCGAACGTAACCTTCACCAATGCGCCGGCCACGCTGGTCGCCGGGCCCGATGCGGCTCAGCGGGTCCTCGACCACGCACTGCAGGTCGGCGCGTCGCTGCTGGCGATCGAACAGGTCGGTGCCGCGCAGCACCTGCTCGACCTGTCGGTCGAATACGCGAAGACCCGGCTACAGTTCGGTCGGCCTATCGGGTCGTTCCAGGGCGTGAAGCACCGGCTCGCGAATTTGCTCGTCGACGTCGAGCACGCCAGATCGACGGGGTATCACGCGATCTGGGCGCTGAGCGACGGATCCGACGACGCTGAGTTGTCGACGAGCATTGCGCAGGCAGTCTGCTCGGCGGCCCTCAGTCACGTCGCCACCGACACCATCCAGGTGCACGGTGGTATCGGGTTCACCTGGGAGCACCAGGCACACCTCTATTACAAGCGCGCCACGACGAACGCGGTGCTCTTGGGCAGCGCGGAGGAACACCGGGACCGGGTCGCGGCGATGGTGCTGGACAGCGCCACCGTCGACAAGGTGCCGTGGGTGGCCGACGGCACCGCCGTCTGA
- a CDS encoding acyl-CoA dehydrogenase family protein, whose protein sequence is MSNDADAEKVADLARGVATDHDPKTAPVQEYLGACYDAGLSWVHFPQGLGGLGVSRGLQAVADRILQGAGGPVPLGLNPMGYGMAAPTIREHAQTEDVKRRWLRPLATTEDLWCQLFSEPGAGSDLAGLATSAVPDGEEWVINGQKVWTSLAHRARWGLLLARTNPDVPKHKGLTYFVIDMHGEGVETRPLRQITGQAEFNEVYFTDARIPDKHRLGEVGNGWNVAMTTLMNERTALGGSGSRRGAGTISDATALWASRPERHTPVLRDRLTQLWLRSEAQRLTSERSRAAATVGGPGPEGSIGKLVGAELNQHIYEWCMDFLGPEGLLYRGYDQGTPTGERDWQGPIQQKYLRSRANTIEGGTSEVMRNILGERILGLPGDLRADAGMPWKEIPRG, encoded by the coding sequence ATGAGCAACGACGCTGACGCCGAAAAGGTCGCCGACCTGGCACGGGGAGTGGCCACCGACCACGATCCGAAAACGGCTCCGGTCCAGGAGTACCTGGGCGCCTGCTACGACGCCGGTTTGTCCTGGGTCCACTTTCCCCAGGGCCTGGGCGGGCTCGGGGTGTCCCGTGGCCTGCAGGCCGTGGCCGATCGCATCCTGCAGGGCGCCGGCGGGCCGGTGCCGCTCGGGCTCAACCCGATGGGCTACGGCATGGCCGCGCCGACGATCCGCGAGCACGCGCAGACCGAGGACGTGAAGCGTCGATGGCTGCGGCCGCTGGCCACCACCGAGGATCTGTGGTGTCAGCTGTTCTCCGAGCCCGGCGCCGGATCTGACCTAGCGGGCCTGGCCACGTCCGCGGTGCCCGACGGCGAGGAGTGGGTGATCAACGGTCAGAAGGTGTGGACGAGCCTGGCCCATCGCGCGCGCTGGGGTCTGCTGCTGGCCCGCACCAACCCGGATGTGCCCAAGCACAAGGGGTTGACCTACTTCGTCATCGACATGCACGGCGAGGGCGTCGAGACGCGGCCGTTGCGTCAGATCACCGGGCAGGCCGAGTTCAACGAGGTCTACTTCACCGACGCGCGCATCCCGGACAAGCACCGCCTCGGCGAGGTGGGCAACGGCTGGAACGTCGCGATGACGACGCTGATGAACGAGCGCACTGCGCTGGGCGGCAGCGGGAGCAGGCGCGGGGCGGGCACCATCTCCGACGCCACCGCGCTGTGGGCATCGCGCCCCGAGCGGCATACGCCGGTGTTGCGGGACCGGCTCACGCAGCTGTGGTTGCGGTCGGAGGCCCAGCGACTCACCTCGGAGCGCTCGCGCGCCGCCGCCACGGTCGGCGGCCCGGGTCCGGAGGGGTCGATCGGCAAGCTGGTCGGCGCCGAGCTGAATCAGCACATCTACGAGTGGTGCATGGATTTCCTTGGGCCAGAAGGACTTCTGTACCGAGGCTACGACCAGGGCACTCCCACCGGCGAGCGGGACTGGCAGGGCCCGATTCAGCAGAAGTATCTGCGCAGCCGTGCCAACACCATCGAGGGCGGCACGTCGGAGGTCATGCGCAACATCCTCGGCGAGCGCATTCTCGGACTGCCCGGCGACCTGCGTGCCGATGCCGGCATGCCCTGGAAGGAGATTCCGCGTGGCTGA
- a CDS encoding thioesterase family protein: MAESTITPSTAYFERRGDTFSPRAFARGGWGALISGHVVGGLLGWAVEEFVDDPEFLPARLTVDLPRPAAIEPVEVHTREIRGGKRLRLVEAVVRQEGKIVGQATGLFLRRGDQPSGTIWSPHVEMPSLPTAAQPHDNPLFVRAYGWGLSIQNPDEDWPEGGKKYTWLRLTQPLFDDAPLTPFTRAAMAADVTASLVNWSSEGLEFINADYTLTLSRLPEGVHIGMASHSHSTQDGIATGSAILFDEDGQIGSSTSVSVAQSGFAPPPP, encoded by the coding sequence TTGGCCGAGTCGACGATCACACCGAGCACCGCGTATTTCGAGCGTCGTGGCGACACCTTCAGCCCTCGTGCGTTCGCCAGGGGCGGCTGGGGCGCACTGATCAGCGGACATGTGGTCGGCGGGCTGTTGGGTTGGGCGGTCGAAGAGTTCGTTGACGATCCGGAGTTCCTGCCTGCCCGGCTCACCGTCGACCTGCCGAGGCCGGCCGCCATTGAACCTGTTGAGGTGCACACCCGCGAGATTCGCGGCGGCAAGCGGTTACGTCTCGTGGAGGCCGTCGTTCGCCAGGAGGGCAAGATCGTCGGCCAGGCGACGGGTCTTTTCCTGCGTCGTGGCGACCAGCCTAGCGGGACCATTTGGTCGCCCCATGTCGAAATGCCCTCGCTTCCAACGGCTGCGCAGCCGCACGACAATCCGTTGTTCGTCCGCGCCTACGGCTGGGGACTGTCGATTCAGAATCCGGACGAAGACTGGCCGGAGGGCGGTAAGAAGTACACGTGGCTACGGTTGACGCAGCCGTTGTTCGACGACGCGCCCCTGACCCCCTTCACGCGTGCGGCCATGGCGGCGGATGTGACTGCCTCCCTGGTGAATTGGAGTTCAGAGGGCCTGGAGTTCATCAACGCCGACTACACGCTGACGCTGAGCCGGCTCCCAGAGGGTGTGCATATCGGTATGGCGTCGCACAGTCACTCCACGCAGGACGGAATCGCGACTGGATCCGCCATTCTTTTTGATGAGGACGGCCAGATCGGCAGCAGTACATCCGTTTCGGTGGCGCAGTCGGGGTTCGCCCCGCCGCCGCCGTGA
- a CDS encoding SGNH/GDSL hydrolase family protein, giving the protein MVLVGVPERPDGTVDLVVNGRVARQAATSGGDVVRVDPATGDTRVEPGPVATVRFDLPAGDNDVEIWLPHYERIQLVSLRADAPIGVLPEQRRRWVHHGSSISQGSNASSPTTTWPALAAGLAGVDLVNLGFSGSALLDPFVARAIRDQPADIVSVKLGINLVNADLMSQRAFGPAVHGFLDTIREGHSDTPLMVVGPLYCPIHETTPGPGAFDVSALARGEVRFVATGDPAQADRPGGLGRLTLTYIRAQLAAIVARRQVDDPAISYLDGLALYGPADADTHPLPDNLHPDAATHRLIGERFARALLH; this is encoded by the coding sequence GTGGTCCTGGTCGGAGTACCGGAACGACCCGACGGCACAGTCGATCTCGTCGTCAACGGCCGCGTGGCCCGACAGGCGGCGACCAGCGGTGGTGACGTGGTGCGCGTCGACCCGGCCACCGGGGACACCCGGGTGGAGCCGGGCCCGGTCGCCACAGTCCGATTCGACCTGCCCGCCGGTGACAACGACGTCGAGATCTGGCTGCCGCACTACGAGCGCATCCAGCTGGTGTCACTGCGCGCCGACGCTCCGATCGGCGTGCTACCGGAGCAGCGAAGGCGCTGGGTACACCACGGCAGTTCGATCAGTCAGGGGTCGAACGCCTCGAGTCCGACGACGACGTGGCCCGCGCTCGCTGCCGGCTTGGCGGGTGTAGATCTCGTCAACCTGGGATTCTCCGGAAGCGCGCTGCTCGACCCGTTCGTCGCCCGTGCCATCCGGGATCAGCCGGCCGACATCGTGAGCGTCAAGCTGGGCATCAACCTCGTGAACGCGGATCTGATGTCCCAGCGTGCCTTCGGTCCCGCCGTGCACGGTTTCCTGGACACCATCCGCGAGGGACATTCCGATACGCCACTGATGGTCGTCGGCCCGCTGTACTGCCCGATCCACGAAACCACGCCGGGGCCAGGCGCTTTCGACGTCAGTGCGCTGGCCCGCGGCGAGGTGCGCTTCGTCGCGACGGGTGACCCGGCACAGGCTGATCGACCAGGCGGGTTGGGGCGGCTGACGCTCACCTACATCCGCGCTCAATTGGCCGCGATAGTCGCCCGCAGGCAGGTCGACGACCCTGCGATCAGCTACCTCGACGGTCTGGCCCTTTACGGTCCAGCAGATGCCGACACGCATCCGTTGCCCGACAATCTGCATCCCGACGCGGCGACGCATCGGCTGATCGGGGAGCGGTTCGCCAGAGCCCTACTGCACTAG
- a CDS encoding DUF3159 domain-containing protein — MTDAHTPTVLERMGGVSGLVYASVPTIAYVIVNAIAGLTAAVVVAVGAGAGLIVMRLLRKEPLQPAVSGLLGVVVAALIAYYTGSAENYFLPGIWLSLAMTAVFTASLVVRRPLIGVAWNLMRSAGPDPAWRRDKTVLHAFDMATLAFAAVFAARFVVQDSLYDAGSAGWLAFARIAMGYPLLALALLVVYWAVRRANRRRVDDEANERMHGQTVEARS, encoded by the coding sequence ATGACCGACGCCCACACCCCGACGGTGCTCGAGCGGATGGGCGGTGTGTCCGGCTTGGTGTACGCCAGCGTGCCGACGATCGCCTACGTGATCGTGAATGCGATCGCGGGGTTGACAGCGGCGGTCGTGGTGGCCGTCGGCGCCGGCGCGGGACTGATCGTCATGAGGTTGCTCCGCAAAGAGCCGCTGCAGCCGGCGGTGTCCGGGCTGCTCGGCGTCGTTGTCGCGGCGCTGATCGCGTACTACACCGGTTCCGCCGAAAACTATTTCCTGCCGGGGATTTGGCTCAGTCTGGCCATGACCGCGGTGTTCACCGCGTCCCTCGTCGTGCGACGTCCGCTGATAGGAGTGGCCTGGAATCTGATGCGCAGTGCGGGCCCCGATCCGGCGTGGCGGCGCGACAAGACTGTGCTGCACGCATTCGACATGGCGACGCTGGCGTTCGCCGCGGTCTTCGCCGCGCGGTTCGTCGTTCAGGATTCGCTGTACGACGCGGGGTCCGCGGGGTGGCTGGCGTTCGCGCGGATCGCGATGGGCTATCCGCTGCTGGCGCTGGCGCTGCTGGTGGTGTACTGGGCGGTGCGCCGCGCCAATCGGCGGCGCGTCGATGACGAGGCCAACGAGCGGATGCACGGCCAAACAGTGGAGGCGAGAAGCTGA
- a CDS encoding S9 family peptidase, protein MNKPELISVEDLFKSPVRAGAAISPDGTRVAYLAPWRDRLNIWVAALDGDFGADARRVTADETRSILHFSWTDDPRWLLYLQDTGGDENWHIFRVDLDSPDAPAVNLTPFPGVMSAFELLPDKPGKALVHSNKRAPTQMDAYELDIASGDLTMLAENPGDVVGWLTSRRGDLFATKLNREGDLEILERDRKTESLRSIAHYDGKDYTMGMYPMVVTPDGTGIWMGSNEGTDRTRLVRLDVADGKQYAVDSHPTFDVDTRAQVWPGLPEPLIQSRATGELLGVRYLGERQVIQALDPHFADVLAGLEKLSDGDIGALSSDIKGRKWVVSFNHDREPGVTFLYDHETGESRELYRPYPHLDPEQLAPMLPVTIPSRDGLDLPSYLTLPVGMPSENLPLVLVVHGGPWARDGWMYTPAVQLLANRGYAVLQVNFRGSAGYGKAFQKAAIGQFADKMHDDLIDGVNWAVEQGYVDPERVAIFGGSYGGYATLVGVTFTPDVFAAAIDYVGISDLSNFMRTLPEIARPHLANNWHLFVGNPDDPEQLADMLARSPITKVDQIRTPLLVVQGANDVRVVQAESDNLVEALRGRGVEVEYMVKEDEGHGFVNPDNVIDMFNAVDRFLARHLGKRRDA, encoded by the coding sequence ATGAACAAACCCGAACTGATATCCGTCGAAGACTTGTTCAAGTCGCCTGTCCGAGCGGGGGCGGCGATCTCCCCGGACGGCACTCGCGTCGCCTACCTCGCGCCGTGGCGGGACCGGCTCAACATCTGGGTGGCAGCCCTCGACGGTGACTTCGGCGCCGACGCGCGCCGCGTCACCGCCGACGAGACCCGCAGCATCCTGCACTTCTCGTGGACCGACGACCCGCGCTGGCTGCTGTACCTGCAGGACACCGGCGGCGACGAGAACTGGCACATTTTCCGTGTTGACCTCGACAGCCCGGACGCCCCCGCCGTCAACCTCACCCCGTTTCCCGGCGTCATGTCTGCCTTCGAATTGCTGCCCGACAAGCCGGGAAAGGCGCTTGTCCACTCCAACAAGCGTGCTCCGACGCAGATGGACGCCTACGAACTCGACATCGCCTCGGGTGACCTGACAATGCTCGCCGAGAATCCGGGCGACGTGGTCGGCTGGCTGACGAGTCGTCGCGGCGATCTGTTCGCGACCAAGCTGAACCGAGAAGGCGACCTAGAAATCCTGGAGCGGGACCGAAAGACCGAATCGCTGCGCTCCATCGCGCACTACGACGGCAAGGACTACACCATGGGCATGTATCCCATGGTGGTCACGCCCGACGGCACCGGGATCTGGATGGGGTCGAACGAGGGCACCGACCGCACCCGGCTCGTGCGGCTCGACGTGGCCGACGGCAAGCAGTACGCCGTCGACAGCCACCCGACGTTCGACGTCGACACCCGGGCCCAGGTGTGGCCTGGCCTGCCCGAGCCGCTCATCCAGAGCCGGGCCACCGGCGAGCTGTTGGGCGTGCGGTATCTCGGTGAGCGACAGGTCATTCAGGCACTCGACCCGCATTTCGCCGATGTGCTCGCGGGTCTGGAGAAACTGTCCGACGGCGACATCGGCGCGCTGTCCTCTGACATCAAGGGACGCAAATGGGTGGTCAGCTTCAATCACGACCGCGAACCCGGCGTCACCTTCCTCTACGACCACGAAACCGGCGAAAGCCGCGAGCTGTACCGTCCCTATCCGCATCTTGATCCGGAGCAGCTGGCGCCGATGCTCCCGGTGACGATTCCCTCGCGCGACGGGCTCGACCTGCCTTCGTATCTGACGCTGCCGGTCGGAATGCCGTCGGAGAACCTGCCGCTCGTCCTCGTGGTGCACGGCGGACCGTGGGCGCGCGACGGATGGATGTACACACCCGCCGTCCAGCTGCTCGCCAATCGCGGATACGCGGTATTGCAGGTCAACTTCCGCGGTTCGGCGGGATACGGCAAGGCTTTCCAGAAGGCGGCGATCGGTCAGTTCGCAGACAAGATGCACGACGATCTGATCGACGGCGTCAACTGGGCCGTCGAACAGGGTTACGTGGACCCGGAGCGGGTCGCCATCTTCGGTGGCTCCTACGGCGGCTACGCGACGCTGGTCGGTGTCACGTTCACCCCAGACGTGTTCGCCGCCGCGATCGATTACGTCGGCATCTCCGACCTGTCCAACTTCATGCGAACGCTGCCCGAGATCGCGCGTCCGCACCTGGCGAACAACTGGCATCTGTTCGTCGGCAACCCCGACGATCCTGAGCAGTTGGCGGACATGCTGGCTCGATCCCCGATCACGAAGGTCGACCAGATCCGCACGCCGCTGCTTGTTGTCCAGGGCGCCAACGATGTTCGCGTCGTGCAGGCCGAATCCGACAACCTCGTCGAGGCGCTGCGTGGCCGCGGGGTGGAGGTCGAGTACATGGTCAAGGAGGACGAGGGCCACGGATTCGTCAACCCGGACAACGTGATCGACATGTTCAACGCCGTCGACCGGTTCCTGGCCAGGCACCTCGGCAAGCGGAGGGACGCATGA
- a CDS encoding MerR family transcriptional regulator, with protein MMEPVAWSTREVAELAGTSLRAVRHYHQIGLLPEPERRSNGYKQYGVAHLVRLVRIKRLTELGFSLPQIAAMGESDDHPEQALRELDAELAETIDRLQRARDELRELLEHAAPTDLPPDFVAPDTAAKMTDADRKLVVVLSRVLGPRGRQTYADMMRETPEDPAGTELDNLPADADEATRRELAERLAPYIRAINDAHPNLAEFRSDAPRGERFADEAIGAAMVDLYNPAQLDVLRRAGEIVRNLSAPEDHPGE; from the coding sequence ATGATGGAACCCGTGGCGTGGAGCACCCGGGAAGTCGCCGAACTCGCCGGCACCAGCCTGCGGGCGGTGCGGCACTACCACCAGATCGGGCTGCTGCCCGAGCCGGAACGCCGCAGCAACGGCTACAAGCAGTACGGCGTCGCGCACCTCGTCCGGTTGGTGCGGATCAAACGGCTGACCGAACTCGGCTTCTCCCTCCCCCAGATCGCCGCGATGGGCGAATCCGACGATCATCCCGAACAGGCGCTGCGCGAGCTGGACGCCGAACTGGCCGAGACGATCGATCGCCTGCAGCGCGCCCGCGACGAACTGCGCGAGCTCTTGGAGCACGCGGCGCCGACGGATCTGCCACCCGATTTCGTGGCACCTGACACCGCTGCGAAGATGACCGACGCCGACCGCAAGCTCGTCGTCGTGCTGAGCCGCGTGCTGGGACCGCGCGGCAGGCAGACCTACGCGGACATGATGCGCGAGACACCCGAGGATCCCGCGGGGACCGAGTTGGACAACCTGCCCGCCGACGCCGACGAGGCGACGCGTCGCGAACTCGCCGAACGACTCGCCCCCTACATCCGGGCGATCAACGACGCGCACCCCAACCTCGCGGAGTTCCGATCGGATGCACCGCGAGGAGAACGATTCGCAGACGAGGCGATCGGTGCCGCGATGGTCGACCTGTACAACCCGGCGCAGTTGGACGTGCTGCGGCGGGCGGGCGAGATCGTGCGCAATCTCAGTGCGCCAGAGGATCATCCAGGCGAGTGA